Proteins from a genomic interval of Bradysia coprophila strain Holo2 chromosome X, BU_Bcop_v1, whole genome shotgun sequence:
- the LOC119083233 gene encoding pre-mRNA-splicing factor ATP-dependent RNA helicase PRP16 isoform X2: MDSTKFATFFGNVPTFTIPGRTFPVDTLFSKNSCEDYVDASVKQALQIHLQPTIGDILIFMPGQEDIEVTCEVLAERLGEIDNAPQLSILPIYSQLPSDLQAKIFQKSAEGLRKCVVATNIAETSLTVDGIIYVIDSGYCKLKVYNPRIGMDALQIYPISQANANQRSGRAGRTGPGQAFRLYTERQYKDELLALTVPEIQRTNLANTVLLLKSLGVVDLLQFHFMDPPPQDNILNSLYQLWILGALDHTGALTPLGRQMAEFPLDPPQCQMLIVSCKMECSAEVLIIVSMLSVPSIFYRPKGREEEADGVREKFQVPESDHLTYLNVYLQWKQNSYSSNWCNEHFIHIKAMRKVREVRQQLKDILVQQKLSVISCGTDWDIVRKCICSAYFYQAARLKGIGEYVNLRTGMPCHLHPTSALYGLGTTPDYVVYHELIMTAKEYMQCATSVDGYWLAELGPMFFSVKETGRSGKEKKKQAAEHLQEMEEQMQQAQQQMEVDKIQAAQREEALIPKQEILTPGGATPRRTPSRIGL; this comes from the exons ATGGACTCCACAAAGTTCGCTACATTCTTCGGCAATGTTCCAACTTTCACCATACCCGGACGAACGTTTCCTGTCGATACTCTTTTTAGCAAAAATTCATGCGAAGATTATGTAGACGCGTCCGTCAAACAAGCCCTACAAATCCATCTGCAACCGACGATCGGAGATATATTAATCTTCATGCCTGGTCAGGAAGACATTGAAGTGACCTGTGAAGTGCTTGCAGAAAGACTCGGCGAAATCGATAACGCACCTCAACTTTCCATTTTGCCCATCTACTCGCAGTTACCATCTGATTTGCAggcgaaaatttttcaaaaatctgcTGAAGGATTACGAAAATGTGTCGTCGCTACAAACATTGCTGAGACATCGTTGACAGTAGATGGGATTATTTATGTAATCGATTCTGGTTATTGTAAGCTTAAAGTTTACAATCCTCGTATCGGTATGGATGCGCTGCAAATCTATCCAATATCACAAGCCAATGCAAATCAACGTTCGGGAAGAGCTGGACGAACTGGTCCAGGCCAAGCATTTCGCTTGTATACGGAGCGGCAGTATAAGGACGAACTATTGGCACTGACGGTTCCAGAAATTCAAAG AACCAATTTGGCCAATACAGTTCTGTTACTGAAATCGCTAGGCGTTGTAGATTTACTGCAGTTCCATTTTATGGATCCTCCACCACAGGACAATATCCTCAATTCACTGTATCAACTGTGGATTCTAGGAGCTTTGGATCATACGGGCGCGTTGACTCCACTTGGCAGACAGATGGCGGAATTTCCATTAGATCCTCCACAGTGTCAAATGCTCATTGTTTCGTGTAAAATGGAATGTTCTGCTGAAGTGCTAATTATCG TTTCGATGTTGTCCGTGCcatcaattttttatcgacCGAAAGGGCGGGAAGAGGAAGCCGATGGTGTTCGGGAGAAGTTTCAAGTACCTGAATCGGATCATTTGACCTACCTCAACGTTTATCTGCAATGGAAGCAGAACAG TTATTCTTCCAATTGGTGCAACGAGCATTTCATCCATATCAAAGCAATGAGAAAAGTACGAGAAGTTCGCCAGCAATTAAAAGATATTTTAGTCCAACAGAAATTATCTGTCATATCATGCGGCACTGATTGGGACATTGTTAGAAAGTGTATCTGTTCAG CTTATTTCTACCAAGCTGCACGTCTGAAGGGCATCGGTGAATACGTCAATTTGCGAACCGGAATGCCATGTCATTTACATCCCACTTCAGCGTTGTACGGACTCGGTACCACACCGGACTACGTTGTCTACCACGAACTTATTATGACCGCTAAGGAATACATGCAGTGCGCAACATCTGTAGATGGATACTGGCTCGCTGAATTGGGTCCCATGTTTTTCTCTGTTAAAGAAACCGGCCGCAGTGGAAAGGAGAAGAAGAAGCAAGCTGCTGAACATCTACAAGAGATGGAGGAACAGATGCAGCAGGCTCAACAACAAATGGAAGTGGACAAAATACAGGCGGCTCAACGTGAGGAAGCACTTATTCCTAAGCAGGAGATTCTGACACCCGGTGGTGCTACACCGAGGCGAACGCCGTCAAGAATAGGGCTTtaa
- the LOC119083283 gene encoding uncharacterized protein LOC119083283, whose amino-acid sequence MEQKKNILRTSSVIGAMKWWSSNNNNKQTFGSAIAGQKLRESKWFGVDETKILCAVIECGFIVETREGQENNGWFGVAICKTSKDKKPKPENVDIYTLKTTERRLKLVKITLAQLWEQGYIVRINNFGDKEKPPHCEKDIKSQVSFAQKAKQELWHNSQHFAYWCRYGHRQQDVRKKQMSECVKWGSVGMNAGMIILMNREKSHSSHT is encoded by the exons atggaacaaaagaaaaacattttacgtaCCAGTAGTGTTATTGGAGCTATGAAATGGTGGTCGtcaaacaataacaataaacagACATTCGGCAGTGCTATAGCTGGACAAAAATTGCGAGAATCAAAGTGGTTCGGCGTtgacgaaacgaaaattttgtgtgctGTAATTGAATGCGGTTTTATTGTGGAAACACGTGAGGGACAAGAAAATAATGGCTGGTTTGGTGTAGCAATTTGCAAGACAAGTAAAG ataaaaaaccaaaaccgGAAAACGTCGACATCTACACACTAAAAACGACTGAACGAAGACTGAAGTTGGTGAAAATAACTTTGGCCCAATTGTGGGAACAGGGCTACATAGTTCGCATAAACAACTTTGGCGATAAGGAGAAACCTCCGCACTGCGAGAAAGACATCAAAAGTCAg GTATCATTCGCACAGAAGGCTAAACAAGAGCTCTGGCATAATTCACAGCATTTTGCGTACTGGTGTCGATACGGTCATCGACAGCAAGACGTGCGAAAGAAACAG ATGTCCGAATGCGTTAAATGGGGTAGTGTTGGAATGAATGCCGGTATGATAATCTTAATGAATCGAGAAAAATCGCATTCATCACATACATGA
- the LOC119083257 gene encoding neuroplastin-like: protein MINCNVQIIVSILLLNILAIQGQRLIPNYDNVDYKLKVFDDRYSDPLILSCNITTPGNYTLEWRRNGTLISEIPHFQNRHQIIDAEYKLIIAPTLEEDAGLFTCGVPALLESHEFNVVANVYFRFNPPNVYLIEGNRLQIYCLAYGTDPEIIWTVGNQTYNESAGNIILQEDWRGVKNSILVIESVAYADRQVYNCTATNMAVKYGNSGYEIAVETTLVRIREKMAPLWPVCGIAVEVVVLFLIFFIYEKTKTEEESEERAYAREFVESRQKKK from the coding sequence atgaTTAACTGCAACGTACAAATCATTGTATCCATCTTGCTATTAAACATCTTGGCCATCCAAGGTCAACGGCTGATCCCAAATTATGACAATGTGGATTACAAGTTGAAAGTCTTTGATGATCGTTATAGTGATCCACTTATACTGAGCTGTAACATAACGACACCAGGCAATTACACATTGGAATGGAGACGTAACGGAACTCTAATCAGTGAAAttccacattttcaaaatcgccACCAGATAATTGATGCCGAATATAAATTGATAATCGCTCCAACTCTCGAAGAAGATGCCGGACTATTCACCTGCGGTGTTCCGGCATTACTGGAATCGCATGAATTTAATGTCGTtgcaaatgtttattttcgcTTTAATCCACCGAATGTTTATTTGATCGAAGGAAATCgattgcaaatttattgtctAGCCTATGGCACCGATCCGGAGATCATATGGACAGTTGGTAATCAAACATACAATGAATCAGCTGGTAATATCATATTACAGGAAGATTGGCGGGGTGTCAAAAATTCGATTCTTGTTATCGAAAGTGTTGCGTATGCGGACCGACAAGTTTACAATTGTACGGCGACGAACATGGCTGTCAAATATGGAAATTCTGGCTATGAGATAGCTGTTGAAACCACATTGGTTCGCATTCGGGAAAAGATGGCACCATTATGGCCGGTTTGTGGAATCGCAGTTGAGGTGGTAGTATTGTTTTTGATATTCTTCATTTATGAGAAAACTAAAACTGAGGAGGAAAGCGAAGAAAGGGCTTATGCAAGAGAATTCGTAGAGAGTCGCCAAAAGAAGAAGTAA
- the LOC119083233 gene encoding pre-mRNA-splicing factor ATP-dependent RNA helicase PRP16 isoform X1 has product MEVLEGSESTTGGLVTKKDAKAPTFKVPKPSLFGLDRLAAQKRKEREDSKRLISFKDTEYDDEGAPVTPKGESQFKTPDLSSSHKLNRQYRELKEETPTHSGGVSDKARNRLIEHQSKDKRGVYVSTKERKRRSDDDDRDRRHKDRYRDRDRHRGYDRDSKRSDRRHRGDRDSQRSFHTPKFKDEPRTPKFHLKDTTSSTSWDDDDEKYPMKRSAWDFPTPKDPSADRSEWSVRSNRKIKDKPEDDTPRTYTPAHKFNAWANDRKRSGATPQVGKEQDQPWGNEEERDMWEEEQRRLDREWYNIDEGYDDDNNPFTGGNAEYFKKREEQLEQKRKKRISAQQRQINKDNELWERNRMLTSGVVMSINVNEDFDEEATERVHLLVHHIVPPFLDGRIVFTKQPEPVIPVKDPTSDMALIARKGSALVRVFREQKERRKAQKKHWELGGTKLGNIMGVEKTRDDEDEKFDAERDEADYKKGQKFAQHMIGDMEKGSDFSRKKTILEQRRFLPVFAVRQELLNVIRENSVVIIVGETGSGKTTQLTQYLHEDGYSNFGMIGCTQPRRVAAMSVAKRVSDEMGTKLGEEIGYAIRFEDCTSDKTVIKYMTDGILLRESLREPDLDNYSAIIMDEAHERSLSTDVLFGLLREIVARRHDLKLIVTSATMDSTKFATFFGNVPTFTIPGRTFPVDTLFSKNSCEDYVDASVKQALQIHLQPTIGDILIFMPGQEDIEVTCEVLAERLGEIDNAPQLSILPIYSQLPSDLQAKIFQKSAEGLRKCVVATNIAETSLTVDGIIYVIDSGYCKLKVYNPRIGMDALQIYPISQANANQRSGRAGRTGPGQAFRLYTERQYKDELLALTVPEIQRTNLANTVLLLKSLGVVDLLQFHFMDPPPQDNILNSLYQLWILGALDHTGALTPLGRQMAEFPLDPPQCQMLIVSCKMECSAEVLIIVSMLSVPSIFYRPKGREEEADGVREKFQVPESDHLTYLNVYLQWKQNSYSSNWCNEHFIHIKAMRKVREVRQQLKDILVQQKLSVISCGTDWDIVRKCICSAYFYQAARLKGIGEYVNLRTGMPCHLHPTSALYGLGTTPDYVVYHELIMTAKEYMQCATSVDGYWLAELGPMFFSVKETGRSGKEKKKQAAEHLQEMEEQMQQAQQQMEVDKIQAAQREEALIPKQEILTPGGATPRRTPSRIGL; this is encoded by the exons ATGGAAGTTCTCGAGGGATCAGAATCTACGACCGGTGGCTTGGTTACTAAGAAAGACGCCAAAGCTCCTACGTTTAAGGTTCCAAAACCGTCTCTCTTCGGATTGGACAGACTAGCAGCTCAAAAACGTAAAGAACGCGAAGATTCAAAACGATTAATATCGTTCAAAGACACTGAATACGATGATGAAGGTGCTCCAGTTACTCCGAAAGGTGaatcacaatttaaaacacCAGACTTAAGTAGCAGTCATAAGCTCAACCGACAGTACAGAGAGTTGAAAGAAGAAACCCCAACGCATAGTGGTGGAGTATCCGATAAGGCTCGAAACCGCCTTATCGAACATCAAAGTAAAGACAAACGTGGAGTGTATGTTTCGACGAAAGAGAGAAAACGTCGCAGCGATGATGATGACCGTGACCGCAGACATAAGGACCGATATCGTGATAGAGATAGGCACAGAGGTTATGACCGCGATAGCAAACGTAGTGACCGAAGGCATCGTGGAGATCGAGACTCGCAGAGGAGTTTTCACACGCCAAAATTTAAAGATGAACCCAGGACACCGAAATTTCACTTGAAAGACACAACATCCAGTACATCTTGGGATGACGATGACGAAAAATACCCCATGAAGCGATCTGCTTGGGATTTCCCTACTCCGAAAGATCCGTCGGCTGACCGATCAGAATGGTCCGTTAGGAGCAATAGGAAAATCAAGGATAAACCTGAGGACGATACACCTCGTACATACACACCAGCCCATAAATTTAATGCGTGGGCAAATGATCGTAAAAGATCCGGAGCAACACCTCAAGTTGGCAAAGAACAGGATCAGCCGTGGGGAAACGAAGAAGAGCGAGACATGTGGGAAGAGGAACAACGCCGATTGGATCGTGAGTGGTACAATATCGACGAGGGTTATGATGACGACAACAATCCGTTTACTGGGGGAAATGCTGAATATTTCAAGAAGAGAGAGGAGCAACTGGAACAAAAGCGTAAGAAGCGAATTTCTGCCCAGCAGCGACAAATCAATAAAGACAATGAGTTGTGGGAAAGGAATCGGATGTTAACGTCTGGTGTTGTCATGTCGATCAACGTAAACGAAGATTTTGACGAAGAGGCAACTGAACGAGTCCATTTATTAGTTCATCACATTGTTCCACCATTTTTGGACGGACGAATTGTTTTTACTAAACAACCAGAGCCGGTGATTCCAGTTAAAGATCCAACATCCGATATGGCACTAATAGCTAGAAAAGGAAGTGCACTCGTACGAGTATTTCGAGAACAGAAGGAACGAAGAAAGGCACAAAAGAAGCATTGGGAGCTTGGAGGAACGAAACTTGGTAACATCATGGGTGTTGAGAAAACTCGAGACGATGAAGATGAAAAATTCGATGCCGAACGTGATGAGGCTGACTACAAGAAGGGCCAAAAGTTTGCTCAGCACATGATTGGCGATATGGAAAAAGGTTCCGACTTCTCACGAAAGAAAACTATTCTAGAGCAGCGAAGATTCTTGCCTGTTTTTGCCGTACGGCAGGAATTGTTGAATGTTATACGAGAAAACTCAGTGGTCATTATTGTAGGTGAGACAGGAAGCGGCAAAACTACTCAg TTAACGCAATACCTGCATGAGGACGGTTACAGCAACTTCGGAATGATTGGATGTACGCAACCCAGAAGAGTAGCCGCAATGTCTGTGGCAAAGCGAGTATCTGACGAAATGGGAACGAAATTAG GTGAAGAGATCGGCTATGCAATTCGTTTTGAAGATTGTACATCCGATAAAACGGTTATTAAGTACATGACCGACGGTATCTTGCTTAGAGAGAGTTTACGTGAACCAGATTTAGACAATTATTCGGCAATTATCATGGATGAGGCGCACGAACGTTCGCTGTCGACGGATGTTTTGTTTGGATTGTTGAGAGAG ATTGTAGCTCGCCGTCATGATCTGAAACTCATCGTCACTTCAGCCACCATGGACTCCACAAAGTTCGCTACATTCTTCGGCAATGTTCCAACTTTCACCATACCCGGACGAACGTTTCCTGTCGATACTCTTTTTAGCAAAAATTCATGCGAAGATTATGTAGACGCGTCCGTCAAACAAGCCCTACAAATCCATCTGCAACCGACGATCGGAGATATATTAATCTTCATGCCTGGTCAGGAAGACATTGAAGTGACCTGTGAAGTGCTTGCAGAAAGACTCGGCGAAATCGATAACGCACCTCAACTTTCCATTTTGCCCATCTACTCGCAGTTACCATCTGATTTGCAggcgaaaatttttcaaaaatctgcTGAAGGATTACGAAAATGTGTCGTCGCTACAAACATTGCTGAGACATCGTTGACAGTAGATGGGATTATTTATGTAATCGATTCTGGTTATTGTAAGCTTAAAGTTTACAATCCTCGTATCGGTATGGATGCGCTGCAAATCTATCCAATATCACAAGCCAATGCAAATCAACGTTCGGGAAGAGCTGGACGAACTGGTCCAGGCCAAGCATTTCGCTTGTATACGGAGCGGCAGTATAAGGACGAACTATTGGCACTGACGGTTCCAGAAATTCAAAG AACCAATTTGGCCAATACAGTTCTGTTACTGAAATCGCTAGGCGTTGTAGATTTACTGCAGTTCCATTTTATGGATCCTCCACCACAGGACAATATCCTCAATTCACTGTATCAACTGTGGATTCTAGGAGCTTTGGATCATACGGGCGCGTTGACTCCACTTGGCAGACAGATGGCGGAATTTCCATTAGATCCTCCACAGTGTCAAATGCTCATTGTTTCGTGTAAAATGGAATGTTCTGCTGAAGTGCTAATTATCG TTTCGATGTTGTCCGTGCcatcaattttttatcgacCGAAAGGGCGGGAAGAGGAAGCCGATGGTGTTCGGGAGAAGTTTCAAGTACCTGAATCGGATCATTTGACCTACCTCAACGTTTATCTGCAATGGAAGCAGAACAG TTATTCTTCCAATTGGTGCAACGAGCATTTCATCCATATCAAAGCAATGAGAAAAGTACGAGAAGTTCGCCAGCAATTAAAAGATATTTTAGTCCAACAGAAATTATCTGTCATATCATGCGGCACTGATTGGGACATTGTTAGAAAGTGTATCTGTTCAG CTTATTTCTACCAAGCTGCACGTCTGAAGGGCATCGGTGAATACGTCAATTTGCGAACCGGAATGCCATGTCATTTACATCCCACTTCAGCGTTGTACGGACTCGGTACCACACCGGACTACGTTGTCTACCACGAACTTATTATGACCGCTAAGGAATACATGCAGTGCGCAACATCTGTAGATGGATACTGGCTCGCTGAATTGGGTCCCATGTTTTTCTCTGTTAAAGAAACCGGCCGCAGTGGAAAGGAGAAGAAGAAGCAAGCTGCTGAACATCTACAAGAGATGGAGGAACAGATGCAGCAGGCTCAACAACAAATGGAAGTGGACAAAATACAGGCGGCTCAACGTGAGGAAGCACTTATTCCTAAGCAGGAGATTCTGACACCCGGTGGTGCTACACCGAGGCGAACGCCGTCAAGAATAGGGCTTtaa